From the genome of Colletotrichum higginsianum IMI 349063 chromosome 4, whole genome shotgun sequence, one region includes:
- a CDS encoding Oligosaccharyltransferase subunit ribophorin ii, which yields MRFLHSLTPALALFAAGAVQASSSWGFDSATVSISGKGKDATKEKLSPTAPLKKALSLEAKDSLKVILTAKEGDKAKRPHQAFLILKEPTTGLEAPFPLEIKDTGRGVVDISQKDLPIQLLLATEPLKASIVIGSFGSSKALETTLFDVAVKREASAPAPAYEPPVRYGKQPEIHHVFKEGDKSPPKIISLAFVIAVLATIPVLLIGWLNLGANFNHLQKALSAAPLSHATFFGSIVAMEGVFFLYYSSWNLFQTLPAVAIVATSIFLSGTKALSEVQSRRLSGQR from the exons ATGCGATTCCTCCACTCCTTGACACCCGCCCTCGCGCTGTTTGCGGCTGGTGCCGTGCAGGCCTCTTCATCATGGGGATTCGACAGTGCCACTGTCTCGATTTCTGGAAAGGGCAAAGATGCCACCAAGGAGAA ACTGAGCCCGACTGCTCCTCTCAAGAAGGCACTCTCTCTAGAGGCCAAGGACAGCCTCAAGGTCATCCTGAcggccaaggagggcgaCAAGGCTAAGCGCCCGCACCAGGCCTTCCTGATCCTCAAGGAGCCCACgaccggcctcgaggccccCTTCCCTCTGGAGATCAAGGACACCGGTCGTGGTGTCGTCGATATT TCCCAGAAGGACCTCCCGATCCAGCTCCTCCTGGCTACCGAGCCCCTCAAGGccagcatcgtcatcggctcATTCGGCTCCTCCAAGGCTCTCGAGACGACCCTCTTCGATGTCGCTGTCAAGCGCGAAGCCAGCGCCCCCGCCCCGGCCTACGAGCCTCCCGTCCGCTACGGCAAGCAACCCGAGATCCACCACGTCTTCAAGGAGGGTGACAAGAGCCCACCTAAGATCATCTCGCTTGCTTTTGTCattgccgtcctcgccacGATCCCCGTGCTCCTCATCGGC TGGCTCAACCTTGGCGCCAACTTCAACCACCTCCAAAAGGCTCTCTCCGCGGCGCCTCTCTCCCACGCTACCTTCTTCGGCTCCATTGTCGCCATGGAGGGCGTCTTTTTCCTGTATTACTCCAGCTGGAACCTCTTCCAGACCCTGCCCGCCGTGGCCATTGTTGCGACCTCCATCTTCCTCAGCGGCACCAAGGCCCTTAGCGAGGTCCAGAGCCGCCGTCTCTCTGGCCAGCGGTAA